The following are encoded in a window of Thermodesulfobacterium geofontis OPF15 genomic DNA:
- the csx1 gene encoding CRISPR-associated CARF protein Csx1: MMLIYQIGRLDSGAFNPIKFEVNGKEYTAQLSSFALRQSFLENGEASKVILIYPVSLFLNKSLSNKNNPQTQNIPIDFKKVIESILYNKAERFNYLSNPYPYFAKHPHSKEADEFIVIHSIGQYEGINFSATLEELILEIFIDMVKRYQDEPFSELYLDISSGHNIYTSALLEAGRLFLTFYKLQNFLTKGKELNVFITFSDPILPPYERTFKIHKGFLLEVKVFFSYPEKPYEYSLRQGYMKFAGELAKENREIKRDLNDLFSYGKFFYSAIKNNIPLVLYTQAYHSEERINEGLQILIKLVKDSLTQNYQNTPKLNFDLFRKAFLMLAIYKGITEVLKTYKIAKKEEVSISELREKFVEENKSLYKYFGLVQNRNYLSQEIKNNFDRNKDKFEKEYKLLREYIGGESEDFNPRNFFAHCGFERNSIYVRKDGEEILVKYREDRLEEIAKILMEY; the protein is encoded by the coding sequence ATGATGCTAATTTACCAAATTGGTCGGCTTGATTCAGGCGCATTTAATCCAATAAAATTTGAAGTTAATGGAAAAGAATATACAGCTCAACTTAGTTCTTTTGCTCTTCGCCAAAGCTTTCTTGAAAATGGAGAAGCATCTAAGGTTATTCTTATCTATCCCGTTAGCTTATTTTTAAACAAATCACTTTCGAACAAAAATAATCCTCAAACTCAAAATATTCCAATAGATTTTAAAAAGGTAATAGAAAGTATTTTATACAATAAAGCCGAACGTTTTAACTATCTCTCAAATCCATATCCATATTTTGCTAAGCATCCCCATTCAAAAGAAGCAGATGAATTTATAGTAATTCACAGCATAGGGCAGTATGAAGGTATAAATTTTTCCGCAACTTTAGAAGAGCTAATTCTTGAAATCTTTATTGATATGGTTAAGCGGTATCAAGATGAGCCTTTTTCTGAACTTTATCTTGATATCTCAAGTGGTCATAATATATACACTTCAGCTCTTCTTGAAGCAGGAAGATTATTTTTAACTTTTTATAAACTACAAAATTTTTTAACTAAAGGAAAAGAACTTAACGTTTTTATAACTTTTTCTGATCCGATTCTACCACCCTATGAGAGAACCTTCAAAATTCATAAAGGATTCCTTTTAGAAGTAAAAGTATTTTTTAGTTATCCTGAAAAACCTTATGAATATTCTCTTAGGCAAGGTTATATGAAATTTGCAGGAGAATTGGCAAAAGAAAACAGAGAAATTAAAAGAGATTTAAATGATCTTTTTTCCTACGGGAAATTTTTTTATTCCGCTATTAAAAATAATATTCCTCTGGTGCTTTATACTCAGGCTTACCATTCGGAGGAACGTATAAATGAAGGACTACAGATTTTAATAAAATTAGTAAAAGACAGTCTTACTCAAAATTATCAAAACACTCCTAAACTTAACTTTGATCTTTTTCGCAAAGCTTTCCTTATGTTAGCAATTTACAAAGGAATAACAGAAGTTCTCAAAACTTATAAAATTGCAAAAAAAGAAGAAGTTTCAATATCCGAACTTAGAGAAAAATTTGTAGAAGAAAACAAAAGTCTTTATAAATATTTTGGATTGGTTCAAAATAGAAATTATCTTTCTCAAGAAATAAAAAATAATTTTGATAGAAATAAAGATAAATTTGAAAAAGAATATAAACTTTTGAGAGAATATATAGGTGGGGAAAGTGAAGA